One Triticum dicoccoides isolate Atlit2015 ecotype Zavitan chromosome 3B, WEW_v2.0, whole genome shotgun sequence genomic window, TGGAATGGTTGGAGTTGTCCATTTCCCATCTTATACAATCTGCACCTTCAAATAAAACAAATATATGTCAAACATAGATGAGCAGAAAATACCAACTAATCAACAAAAAAACTAACATGCAGATAGTACTCAAACAAATCAAAGAGGAAGGAAACAAGACATCTGCTTTGCTAGCTAGGAGTGGGTAAACTGAAACATGAGCATGTTGGCCTAACGTTGTCGTAACAGCCGGATGGGATGAAGCGTCGTTCTAAATAAAAGGAAAGGCGGCGGAGAGGCTAGTGCATCGTCCGATGCGCCTGCCTGCCTCGGAGATGAAGGCAAGACTAGCGGAATTTGGCTGCCATCAATTAGTTGAGCCATAAGATTGGTTAGTCTAGCAAGCATATTAATGTTTGAACGATTCAGCATTGATAAGGTTTTTACAACAAACATGTTGGCATCATGAGGCTGGCACATGCCGGATCCAGACAGAGACAAGCAACAAGACCCCCACCCACTACTAAGAAGTAGAGCATCTAACAGAACTGCGAGAGATGAAGCAAGCAAGGGGAGGCCAGCAATTCAGTTTGCCAGGAGCAGTAGCAGGTTGGATAAGAATTGGGAGGCCGACAATTTCAGTCAATGGCAACAGAAAAGCTGCAGCAGGCTCTCCGTGAAAAACAAAGAGGCCAGCTCTGTATCTGTTGTTGTTCACAACTTCACACAGATTATATGCACAACATGTCAACTTAtccgaagcaagcaacagattattTGGGACCAAAGCAATGTCTGCATTCTAATAGTAGTACAAATTAAGCAAAGACACCATAGCAGAATGGAAGCTCCAAACTGCTGTTGCACAAATTTGAAGAGATGAACACGTACAGAGCATATGCATCCATTCTGCTGTACTACAAAATGAACCAAAGACAAGATGCATTCAAGAAGCATTCATCCATAGCAGGACAGAAGCAAGACAAACTGTTGCTCCACACAGTCAGTCGTTGTCAGCTACTGCTCCATACAAGACACCAAAGACAAGTTAGCAACGGCCAGTTTATCGCGCATGAAACAAAAGCACTCCCTCGGAATAGGGCATATGCAGAGTGCGGGGAAACAGAGTAAGCCGTATGCAGAAATGAAAGAACAGTAAGCAATCTAACAACATTATTATCTTTCCAGCATGAATATGTGAGCACATACTAAGTAGCATCAGCAGAAGATTAACTGAAATGACACTCCAGAAGATAAACTGAAATTACAAGGAACTACTCTCTGCTTTGACAACAGAAGGTATACTCACACATTTATATTATATTGTTGGTACAGGAAATATGCCATAAAGCATATAAGCATACACACAAGATACTTAGGCTACTAATCGACTTCCAAAGCTATTTACAAATAAGCAAGGCCTCATTCCCACTGTAGAAATCATCAAAGGTGGATGGTTTATCTGTGCTGGCATAAAATTCTTTTCAGATTTGTATCCATAAGACAAATCAGTAGTAATTCAGTTTGCAACACTATAGATTGCTCTAAAAGTGGACCACAAACTGTACATAATTAGGACAACTGGCAAACAAATGAAGAAGTACAACGTTTGTAACAGCAAAGTTAGGAGCAGAAATGTGTAATGTTATCAGTTGTAATAGCAAAGTTAGGAGCATATAAGCAAACAGGTGCCAACCCAAGTTTCTACTGGTAAAGCAAGCATCACCAATGCAATGTGTAATGTTATCGGAGGAGGGGGCGAATGCGCATACTTCTCTGTGAGGTTGGGATCGCCAAAAGGGTTGGAATCGTTGGAGTAGCCCGACACCGCGTTGGCCTTCATCTTCTTGGCCACCTTCTCGGCCTGCAGAAGCAGCACCATCGACAAACAAGTTAGCAACGGAAACCCTAGGCGCGGGGCAGGAAGGCAGCCGAGCGGAAACCCCCACCTTCTTCTGCGCCTTCTTGGACATGTACTCTAGGATCTGCTCCTCGGTGACGCCCCCGCGCTTGGCGCTCCCGCTCCGCCTCCTTCGGCGGTCCCCGGAGTCGGAGCCGGAGCCGGACGCCTGCGAATCGCTCGcgccgctggaggaggaggaggaggaggacggggcggccttGCGGCGGCTCTGGCCCCGGCGGGGCGAGCCACCGGAGTCGGAGTCGGAGTCCGAGTCGGACggcgaccgccgccgccaccgccgcgacgAGCTCTGGCTGCCCTCGGCGTCGCGCTCCTTCCTAGGCATGTCGGCTACGGGAGGGAAAGGCGGCTGGTCGTGGAGATTTGGCGTGCCGATGGAGCCGAGCCGATTAACTGAATGAACAAATTGGGGCTGGCGGTTGGGTCGATCCAGAGAtccagagaggaggagaggaggaggagtcgtGGGTTGGAGGGTTGGAGGGGATCAATCCATATGGATCTCGCCGGACAGAGGGCGCCAGAGGTGGTGGCGGATTGGAGGGGATCGATCCATATGGATCTCGCCGGACAGAGGGCGCCGGAGGTGGTGGCGGACAGAGGGCGCCGGAGGTGGCAGCGGCCAGGGAGGAGTGGAGCGCTAgggttcgagagagagagagagaggagggcacgaGGGGTTGGGTGCGTGGGAGGGAGTGCGAGTTGTGGGTTGGGTGACGTGGGTGAGACAGGCGGGCCGTTGGATCAGGAGCATCCGACGGTGATTAGGCACGATCCACGTGAGATGCTCCTGGACCAATCAGAATGTAGTATATCAGTACTACATTttttgaccatctaaattggtcgtaatcgacTAAAAGTAAGGTGCTAAATCATATTGGCTATTTTATgatctgaaaaataaaaataaaaataaaataccttCTCATGTTTCATCAAATTTGACCTTAGTTTTCAGGAATAATGACAAATCGAAATAAGACAAATATCTTTTAAAAGAGTTAGGAGAAATTAGTTTtttaaatcattttccatttttaaagtgtccaaaatgagtttttttgtgaaggacatactatatatttgttgtaaaattttaccaaatcaattttctaaaataataggccatatataatgcacaactgcCAAATAGTTGAGTGTccaaagcttttatccacctctcgtgaaaaagacaaatatccgccgattcagctggaaacgggtcaaatttgaactatagttgtctcatagtttgctctttattttttccaaaagtcatttctaggtacataagtatctatttaatcagagaaacaccaaaaaaattataaaattcaaccactagctagggactgtcattcccgtcgttttgaccgcattttgaaacgggcataaaaaattcaaaaaaaaacaaaaaattggaaaacattcgcattgtgtcattatatatgaccaagtttccaggaaaaataataaacttgtaatacggaaattatgttaaaaaagtgttctcagaaatgagctatcatgcgtgaagattcatggctttcaagccaaatgatcaatcttatggccacattcatggcatagtttgttca contains:
- the LOC119279713 gene encoding cactin-like, with translation MPRKERDAEGSQSSSRRWRRRSPSDSDSDSDSGGSPRRGQSRRKAAPSSSSSSSSGASDSQASGSGSDSGDRRRRRSGSAKRGGVTEEQILEYMSKKAQKKAEKVAKKMKANAVSGYSNDSNPFGDPNLTENCPNYVQFVVHF